Proteins from a genomic interval of Colletotrichum higginsianum IMI 349063 chromosome 6, whole genome shotgun sequence:
- a CDS encoding Aconitate hydratase, mitochondrial produces the protein MAPIELASRSGGAARRLLTRTRPYLSASSCLPIRRAFATAQDVEQQDAEMRRLLPKSIKPDTYRRLHDNLLKVRHVLGQQRLTLAEKILYSHLDNVEESLLTDTENGRNIRGSANLKLNPDRVNMQDASAQMALLQFMSCNLAKPAIPASIHCDHLIVGSKGAESDLTDGISVNKEVFDFLESAGRKYGMDFWPPGAGIIHQTVLEVYALPGIMMLGTDSHSPNAGGLSTITIGVGGADAVEALVGAPWELKAPRVLGVKLTGKLNDWVSPKDVILSLAGKLTVRGGTGFIVEYFGEGVDTLSATGMATICNMGAEVGATTSIFPYTAASERYLLQTRREAQHRALDGYKKWGSFDFRADEGAQYDQVIEINLSELEPHINGPFTPDLATPLSAFKNTVQQEQWPEVLSAGLIGSCTNSSYEDMTKVESMVKQAEKAGLKPKAPFYITPGSEQIRATLERDGTLKTLEGAGGIVLSNACGPCIGQWKRQDDIPKGQLNAILTSYNRNFKGRNDGNPGTMNFLASPEIVTAMAYAGATTFNPMTDKLQTPDGKDFKFAAPHGLENPKSPFESGVASLQAISPETHNPDIQVAIAPTSERLAFLEPFAPFPEGDLSGLKVLVKVTGKCTTDTISAAGPWLKYKGHLPNISTNTLNTAVNKETGEVNAAYDVDGSKHTIPELAQKWKERGQEWLVVAEHNYGEGSAREHAALQPRYLGARVVLTKSFARIHETNLKKQGVVPLTFANEADYDKIAACDEVSTVGLYEMLQNGGQGKVQLLVKKKDGSEVLIPTNHAVTKDQAGFILAGSALSMLAKRNQA, from the exons ATGGCACCAATTGAGCTTGCCAGTCGATCCGGAGGCGCCGCAAGG CGTCTTCTGACTCGCACGCGACCATACCTTTCCGCATCCTCATGCCTGCCGATCAGGAGGGCATTCGCGACCGCCCAGGACGTTGAGCAGCAAGATGCCGAAATGCGAAGGCTTCTGCCCAAATCCATAAAGCCCGACACCTACCGCAGACTCCATGACAACCTTCTCAAGGTCCGCCACGTTCTCGGACAACAACGCCTCACCCTCGCCGAGAAGATCCTCTACAGCCACCTGGACAACGTCGAGGAGTCGCTCCTCACAGATACCGAGAACGGACGCAACATCCGCGGCAGTGCCAACCTGAAGCTCAACCCGGATAGAGTCAACATGCAGGATGCGTCGGCGCAGATGGCGCTTCTGCAGTTCATGTCTTGCAATCTCGCCAAGCCCGCCATTCCGGCCAGCATCCACTGCGACCACTTGATCGTGGGCTCCAAGGGCGCCGAGAGCGATTTGACCGACGGAATCAGCGTGAACAAGGAGGTTTTTGACTTCCTCGAGTCTGCTGGGCGCAAGTACGGCATGGACTTCTGGCCTCCGGGCGCGGGTATCATCCACCAGACGGTCCTTGAGGTCTATGCTCTCCCGGGCATCATGATGCTGGGAACAGATAGCCACAGCCCCAATGCTGGTGGTCTTTCCACTATCACCATCGGTGTCggtggcgccgacgccgttgagGCCTTGGTCGGCGCTCCTTGGGAGTTGAAAGCCCCTCGCGTGCTTGGTGTCAAGCTCACGGGCAAGCTGAACGACTGGGTTTCCCCCAAGGACGTCATTCTCAGCCTCGCTGGAAAGCTGACCGTGCGTGGCGGAACTGGATTCATAGTAGAGTActtcggcgagggcgtcgataCTCTCAGCGCTACCGGCATGGCTACTATTTGCAACATGGGTGCCGAAGTCGGTGCCACAACCTCCATCTTCCCCtacaccgccgcctcggaaCGCTACCTCCTCCAAACTCGTAGAGAGGCTCAACACCGTGCTCTCGACGGCTACAAGAAGTGGGGAAGTTTCGACTTCAGGGCCGACGAGGGTGCTCAGTACGACCAAGTTATCGAGATCAACCTCTCCGAGTTGGAGCCCCATATCAACGGACCCTTCACCCCTGACTTGGCCACCCCCCTGTCTGCCTTCAAGAACACTGTTCAGCAGGAGCAGTGGCCCGAAGTTCTGTCTGCCGGTCTCATTGGCAGCTGTACTAACAGCTCTTACGAGGACATGACCAAGGTCGAAAGCATGGTTaagcaggccgagaaggccggctTGAAACCCAAGGCTCCCTTCTACATCACTCCCGGTAGCGAACAGATCCGTGCGACTCTCGAGCGTGACGGTACCCTGAAGACCCTAGAGGGCGCCGGAGGCATTGTTCTCTCGAACGCTTGCGGTCCCTGCATCGGCCAGTGGAAGCGGCAGGACGATATCCCCAAGGGTCAACTCAACGCTATCTTGACCTCTTACAACCGTAACTTCAAGGGCCGCAACGACGGCAATCCCGGAACCATGAACTTCCTCGCTTCTCCCGAGATCGTCACGGCCATGGCATATGCAGGCGCGACCACCTTCAATCCCATGACGGACAAGCTGCAGACCCCTGACGGGAAGGACTTCAAGTTCGCCGCCCCGCACGGCCTCGAGAACCCCAAGTCTCCCTTCGAGTCCGGCGTCGCATCGCTTCAGGCCATCTCTCCCGAGACACACAACCCCGACATCCAAGTTGCCATCGCTCCGACCTCGGAGCGTCTCGCCTTTCTTGAGCCTTTTGCGCCCTTCCCCGAGGGCGACCTGAGCGGCCTCAAGGTCCTCGTCAAGGTCACTGGAAAGTGCACCACCGATAccatctccgccgccggaccCTGGCTCAAGTACAAGGGTCACCTGCCCAACATCAGCACCAACACCCTCAACACGGCCGTCAACaaggagacgggcgaggTCAACGCCGCCTACGACGTTGACGGCTCCAAGCACACCATCCCCGAGCTCGCCCAGAAGTGGAAGGAGCGCGGTCAGGAGTGGCTCGTCGTGGCCGAGCACAACTACGGCGAGGGCAGCGCGCGCGAGCACGCCGCCCTGCAGCCGCGATACCTGGGCGCTCGCGTCGTACTGACTAAGTCGTTCGCGCGCATTCACGAGACCAACCTCAAGAAACAGGGTGTCGTACCCCTGACGTTCGCGAACGAGGCCGACTACGACAAGATCGCGGCTTGCGACGAGGTCAGCACCGTCGGCCTGTACGAGATGCTGCAAAACGGCGGCCAGGGTAAGGTCCAACTGCTtgtcaagaagaaggacggtTCCGAGGTGCTGATTCCGACGAACCACGCCGTCACCAAGGACCAGGCAGGCTTCATTCTTGCGGGTAGCGCCTTGAGCATGCTTGCCAAGCGGAACCAGGCATAG